In Meleagris gallopavo isolate NT-WF06-2002-E0010 breed Aviagen turkey brand Nicholas breeding stock chromosome 2, Turkey_5.1, whole genome shotgun sequence, the following are encoded in one genomic region:
- the LYRM2 gene encoding LYR motif-containing protein 2 has product MRGVVVQRLNFLRRQQVLQLYRRILRAIRDVPAEADRRHLQKWAREEFQRNKGATEEDAIRMMITQGHMQLRELQRALKLAKS; this is encoded by the exons ATGAG GGGTGTTGTAGTCCAGCGTTTAAAT TTCCTGAGGCGGCAGCAGGTGCTGCAGCTGTACAGGAGGATCCTGCGGGCCATAAGGGACGTCCCTGCTGAGGCAGACCGCCGCCATCTGCAGAAGTGGGCGCGGGAGGAGTTCCAGAGGAATAAAGGCGCTACAGAAGAG gatGCAATCCGGATGATGATTACTCAAGGCCACATGCAGCTGCGGGAACTTCAGAGAGCACTGAAGTTGGCCAAGTCCTGA